A window of Chitinophaga sp. MM2321 contains these coding sequences:
- a CDS encoding RNA polymerase sigma factor: protein MTEKEYNKCVDLYSDNIFRFIVKNLDNAEDARDVVQNSFEILWKHCQDVPFEKAKSYLFTVAYHNMIDHVRKVKRITLVDQFKDEARISEHKVNNAREVIEKALSKLSEVQRSLVLLKDYEGYSYEEIGEIMELTPSQVKVYLHRARLHLKNYLVKMENVI, encoded by the coding sequence ATGACGGAAAAGGAGTACAATAAATGTGTGGATCTGTATTCGGACAATATATTCCGCTTCATTGTTAAGAATCTTGATAATGCGGAAGATGCGAGAGACGTAGTACAGAACTCATTCGAAATATTGTGGAAGCACTGTCAGGATGTGCCTTTTGAAAAGGCAAAGTCATACCTGTTTACAGTTGCATACCACAATATGATAGACCATGTGCGTAAGGTAAAGCGGATTACACTGGTAGACCAGTTTAAAGATGAAGCACGGATTTCAGAGCATAAGGTAAATAATGCCAGGGAAGTGATCGAAAAAGCCTTGTCAAAGCTAAGTGAAGTACAACGGTCGCTGGTTTTACTGAAAGATTATGAAGGCTACAGCTATGAAGAAATAGGAGAGATCATGGAGCTGACCCCTTCCCAGGTTAAGGTATACCTGCACCGGGCAAGGCTTCATCTGAAAAATTATCTTGTAAAGATGGAGAACGTTATATAA
- the kbl gene encoding glycine C-acetyltransferase, translating into MYMNEKFTARLREELDDINKAGLYKRERIITSEQGAEIQVGGKTVINFCANNYLGLSSHPAVVKAAKDAIDRHGYGMSSVRFICGTQDIHRELEEKISKFLGTEETILYVAAFDANGGVFEPLFGEQDAIISDALNHASIIDGVRLCKAQRFRYEHNNMADLEAKLQEAKDCRNRIIVTDGSFSMDGTIAQLDKICDLADKYDAIVMSDESHSSGFLGKTGRGTHEYCGVMGRVDIITGTLGKALGGASGGFTSGPKAVIDILRQRSRPYLFSNSVAPSIVGASIAVLDMLSETTALRDKLEYNTRYFRTKMTEAGFDIKPGDHPIVPVMLYDAVLSQQVAEKLLEEGIYVIGFFFPVVAKGQARIRVQLSAAHEQEHLDKAIAAFIKVGKELGILTTRI; encoded by the coding sequence ATGTATATGAATGAAAAGTTTACGGCCCGTTTACGGGAAGAACTGGACGACATCAACAAAGCCGGCCTTTACAAGAGAGAACGCATCATCACATCTGAACAGGGAGCTGAAATACAGGTCGGAGGTAAAACAGTTATAAACTTTTGTGCGAATAACTACCTGGGACTATCTTCTCATCCTGCCGTGGTAAAAGCCGCGAAAGACGCCATAGACAGGCATGGTTATGGCATGAGCAGTGTACGCTTCATTTGCGGTACACAGGATATTCACCGGGAACTGGAAGAAAAGATCTCCAAATTCCTGGGTACGGAAGAAACTATTTTGTACGTGGCAGCCTTCGACGCCAATGGTGGCGTATTTGAGCCATTATTCGGCGAGCAGGATGCCATCATTTCCGATGCCCTGAACCACGCCTCCATTATTGATGGCGTACGGTTGTGCAAAGCACAGCGTTTCCGCTATGAGCATAATAATATGGCCGACCTGGAAGCAAAACTACAGGAAGCCAAAGACTGCCGCAACCGCATCATCGTTACTGATGGCTCCTTCAGCATGGATGGCACTATTGCCCAGCTGGACAAAATCTGTGACCTGGCCGATAAATACGATGCCATCGTGATGTCTGACGAAAGCCACTCTTCCGGCTTTTTGGGCAAAACCGGTCGTGGCACCCACGAATATTGCGGTGTAATGGGCCGGGTAGATATTATTACCGGTACACTGGGGAAAGCCCTGGGAGGCGCTTCCGGCGGTTTCACCAGCGGACCTAAAGCAGTAATCGACATCCTGCGCCAACGCAGCCGTCCTTATTTATTCTCCAACTCCGTAGCCCCCAGTATCGTAGGTGCCTCCATCGCTGTACTGGATATGCTCAGCGAAACAACCGCCCTCCGTGACAAACTGGAATACAATACCCGGTATTTCCGCACCAAAATGACGGAAGCCGGTTTCGATATCAAACCCGGTGACCACCCGATAGTACCCGTCATGCTATACGATGCGGTGCTGAGTCAGCAGGTAGCTGAAAAACTGCTCGAAGAAGGTATTTATGTGATTGGGTTCTTCTTCCCTGTAGTAGCGAAAGGCCAGGCCCGTATCCGCGTGCAGCTCAGCGCCGCACACGAACAGGAACACCTGGACAAAGCCATTGCCGCATTCATTAAAGTGGGAAAGGAACTGGGCATATTGACCACCAGGATTTAA
- the blaOXA gene encoding class D beta-lactamase: MLVTLTTFAADYLLNFMLMKRFGWMLIAIGVCLAACAPNNVKEEKDWEKYFTQYKVEGTFMLFNNAQGEFKVYNLERAKQRFLPASTFKIFNSLVGLQTGIIRDTSMVIPWDSVTREFPEWNQDLSMQQAFKLSAVPYYQEIARRIGQPTMQLWLDSVKYGNMKISRIDTFWLDNSLLISPDEELGFVKKLYFNQLPFAKTNMQTVREVMLMEKTPKYELSYKTGWDYKDTKKIGWIVGWIEENRHPSFFVLNIETEDPNFDMPKNRMAILRSILTEAGYFQGKM, from the coding sequence ATGCTGGTTACTTTGACTACTTTTGCAGCTGATTATTTATTAAATTTTATGCTGATGAAACGGTTTGGCTGGATGTTAATAGCTATAGGCGTTTGCCTCGCTGCCTGTGCTCCCAATAACGTTAAAGAAGAAAAAGACTGGGAAAAATACTTTACCCAATACAAGGTAGAAGGCACTTTTATGTTATTTAATAACGCGCAGGGCGAGTTCAAGGTGTATAACCTGGAAAGGGCCAAGCAGCGTTTTCTGCCTGCATCTACCTTCAAAATCTTTAATTCGCTGGTGGGTCTTCAAACCGGCATCATCAGAGATACCAGCATGGTTATTCCATGGGATAGCGTTACCCGCGAGTTTCCGGAATGGAACCAGGATCTGAGCATGCAACAAGCCTTTAAACTGTCTGCTGTACCTTATTACCAGGAAATAGCGCGGAGGATTGGTCAGCCAACCATGCAGCTGTGGCTCGATTCCGTAAAATACGGCAATATGAAGATCAGCAGAATTGATACTTTCTGGCTGGATAACTCTCTTCTCATCTCCCCCGATGAAGAACTTGGCTTTGTGAAAAAACTTTATTTCAATCAGCTGCCATTCGCAAAAACCAATATGCAAACGGTTCGGGAAGTGATGCTGATGGAAAAAACGCCCAAGTACGAATTGTCTTATAAAACAGGCTGGGACTACAAGGACACAAAGAAAATTGGCTGGATCGTAGGCTGGATCGAGGAAAACAGGCATCCTTCTTTTTTTGTACTCAATATCGAAACAGAAGACCCCAACTTCGACATGCCTAAAAACCGCATGGCCATTCTCCGGAGCATCCTGACAGAAGCAGGGTACTTCCAGGGGAAAATGTAA
- a CDS encoding VWA domain-containing protein, which yields MLRFQHSEYLWALALLLVLQLAFLGISWWKRRSIRRIGDPVLVEKLFTGYSRKLFVLKFLLIFLTFFFGVIGLANLQKGSRMEKITRKGVDVMIALDVSKSMLATDIQPDRLTRAKQLISKLMDKLDNDRIGLVVFAGNAYLQMPLTVDYSAAKMYLSTISPDMIPTQGTAIGQAIQVSDDAFNKKERKHKALILISDGEDHDETALQKTKAAFENGVVSNTIGIGSVAGSPLPDPESGGYKKDRQGNTVISKLNENELKNIAAAGKGIYQHLDNNTDDVVNTLVNKIDSMEQKEFGENVFTDYNSYFQYFLGVSLALLLIEFFIPEVRHKRVKPGTQPA from the coding sequence ATGTTACGTTTTCAGCATAGTGAATATTTATGGGCGCTGGCCTTATTGCTGGTATTGCAGCTTGCCTTCCTGGGTATATCCTGGTGGAAGCGCCGTTCTATCCGCCGTATTGGCGACCCCGTTCTGGTGGAGAAGCTGTTTACCGGCTATTCCCGGAAACTGTTTGTACTAAAGTTCCTGCTCATCTTCCTGACATTCTTTTTTGGCGTGATCGGACTGGCTAACCTTCAGAAAGGCAGCCGCATGGAAAAGATTACCCGCAAAGGTGTAGATGTAATGATTGCACTGGATGTAAGCAAAAGTATGCTGGCCACAGATATACAACCAGACCGGCTTACCCGCGCCAAACAACTGATCAGTAAGCTGATGGACAAGCTGGATAATGACCGTATAGGCCTGGTAGTATTTGCCGGCAACGCTTATCTGCAAATGCCGCTGACAGTAGATTATTCCGCTGCCAAAATGTATCTCAGCACGATATCTCCTGATATGATCCCCACACAAGGAACCGCTATCGGTCAGGCGATCCAGGTGAGTGACGATGCTTTCAATAAAAAAGAACGCAAACATAAAGCCCTCATCCTCATCTCAGATGGAGAAGATCATGATGAAACTGCCTTACAGAAAACCAAAGCCGCCTTCGAAAACGGCGTGGTTTCCAACACAATAGGTATTGGTTCCGTTGCCGGATCTCCCCTGCCAGACCCGGAATCAGGCGGATATAAAAAAGACCGGCAAGGAAATACTGTCATCTCCAAACTCAATGAAAACGAGCTAAAAAACATTGCTGCCGCCGGTAAAGGTATTTACCAACATCTCGATAACAATACGGATGATGTAGTGAATACCTTGGTAAATAAAATAGACAGCATGGAGCAGAAAGAGTTTGGTGAAAATGTATTTACCGATTATAACAGCTATTTTCAATATTTCCTGGGCGTAAGCCTGGCATTGCTGCTGATAGAGTTTTTTATTCCGGAAGTGCGCCACAAACGCGTTAAGCCGGGAACACAGCCAGCATAA
- a CDS encoding tetratricopeptide repeat protein: protein MKVTFIKYCFITTAALLTAVMAFAQDGSNKYIRKGNQLYQKQQYTDAEANYKKALEQNAQSAVGSYNLGNSMYQQKRFDDARAQYANSLKLGGKKEMKSEADYNIGNTFMEGKKWEESIKSYKQSLKLNPADEDARYNLAYAQAMLKKQQQGGGGDNKDKDKKDKDKNKDKNKDKDKDKNKDQNKDQQDKDKDQNKDKNKDQQNKDQDKGQDKEDQQKPEPQPSKLNKQEAERLLQALSQEEKKLQDKAKKVKGQVVPVEKDW, encoded by the coding sequence ATGAAAGTAACGTTCATAAAATATTGTTTCATTACTACTGCTGCACTGCTTACAGCCGTCATGGCCTTCGCGCAGGATGGTAGCAATAAGTATATCCGGAAGGGTAACCAATTATATCAAAAACAGCAGTATACAGACGCAGAAGCCAATTATAAAAAAGCACTGGAGCAAAATGCACAATCTGCCGTGGGCAGCTATAACCTGGGCAACTCCATGTATCAGCAAAAACGCTTCGATGATGCACGCGCACAATATGCCAACAGCCTGAAACTAGGCGGCAAAAAAGAAATGAAATCTGAAGCAGATTATAATATCGGCAACACCTTCATGGAAGGAAAGAAGTGGGAAGAAAGTATCAAATCCTATAAACAGTCGCTGAAATTAAATCCTGCTGATGAAGATGCCCGGTATAACCTCGCGTATGCACAAGCTATGCTGAAAAAACAACAGCAAGGCGGTGGTGGCGACAACAAGGATAAGGACAAAAAAGATAAAGACAAGAACAAGGATAAAAATAAGGACAAGGATAAGGATAAAAATAAAGATCAGAATAAAGATCAACAGGATAAAGACAAAGATCAGAACAAAGACAAGAATAAAGATCAGCAGAATAAAGACCAGGATAAAGGTCAGGACAAAGAAGATCAGCAGAAGCCGGAACCACAGCCCAGCAAGCTAAACAAGCAGGAAGCAGAACGTTTGTTGCAGGCACTATCGCAGGAAGAGAAGAAGTTGCAGGACAAGGCTAAAAAGGTAAAAGGACAGGTAGTACCGGTAGAAAAAGATTGGTAA
- a CDS encoding efflux RND transporter periplasmic adaptor subunit has translation MTKRYFDTMNIQKYSLSYRLLTVVALGLFFTACHSIKAEDESSHENQRVQVKFIHLHKGQLEATLKLPGEIKPFQFADLYAKVNSYVKKVNVDLGSRVTAGQVLATLEAPEMNTRVLEAQSRLHTKEAIFRASRATYNRLLKTSQVPGTISPNDLDMAFEKMRADSAEYLSANSAINEVQQMLGYLVIRASFSGVISQRNVHPGTYVGPADKGSDKPLFRLEEQQKLRLSVAVPEMYTDDVSHASFVQFTVKALPGDTFTAHVTRIAGSLDSRMRTELLEMDIANKDRKLLPGMYAEVQIPLPGKKDVYIVPKGAIVSNSEQIFVIRSVDNKAVWVPVQRGNESDGQVEIFGDLSDNDQLVQNASDEIKEGTPLQAAAK, from the coding sequence ATGACTAAACGATATTTTGATACCATGAACATACAAAAATACAGCCTGTCGTACCGGCTATTGACGGTTGTTGCGTTGGGGCTGTTTTTTACCGCCTGCCACAGCATCAAGGCGGAGGATGAAAGCAGCCACGAAAACCAGCGGGTGCAGGTTAAGTTCATCCACCTGCATAAAGGGCAACTGGAAGCAACGCTGAAGTTACCCGGGGAAATAAAACCTTTCCAGTTTGCAGATCTGTATGCCAAGGTGAACAGCTATGTAAAAAAAGTGAATGTAGATCTGGGCAGCCGGGTAACCGCTGGTCAGGTGCTGGCTACGCTGGAAGCACCGGAAATGAATACGCGGGTGCTGGAAGCGCAGTCGCGCCTGCACACCAAAGAGGCAATATTCAGGGCCAGCCGCGCTACCTATAACCGTTTGCTGAAAACCAGCCAGGTACCGGGTACTATTTCTCCCAACGACCTGGATATGGCCTTCGAGAAAATGAGGGCAGACAGTGCAGAATATCTTTCTGCCAATTCTGCTATCAACGAGGTACAGCAAATGCTGGGATACCTGGTGATCCGCGCCTCTTTCAGCGGTGTGATCAGCCAGCGTAATGTGCATCCCGGCACTTATGTGGGCCCTGCCGATAAAGGCTCCGATAAACCATTGTTCCGGCTGGAAGAACAGCAGAAACTTCGTTTATCCGTTGCCGTGCCTGAAATGTATACGGATGATGTGAGCCATGCCAGCTTTGTGCAGTTTACCGTGAAAGCCTTGCCGGGAGATACTTTTACCGCACATGTAACCCGTATTGCCGGTAGCCTGGACTCCAGGATGCGTACCGAACTGCTGGAAATGGATATTGCCAATAAAGACAGGAAACTGCTACCGGGCATGTATGCTGAAGTGCAGATTCCCCTGCCCGGCAAGAAGGATGTATATATCGTACCTAAAGGAGCTATTGTCAGTAACTCAGAACAGATCTTCGTGATCAGATCCGTGGACAACAAAGCCGTGTGGGTGCCGGTACAGCGTGGCAACGAATCAGATGGACAAGTAGAAATATTCGGTGACCTGTCTGACAACGACCAGCTTGTGCAGAATGCCAGCGATGAAATAAAGGAAGGCACGCCATTACAGGCTGCTGCAAAATAA